TTGATGGCCCTGCAGAATCCAACACCGGCTGTTAGAAATTCCAACAGCAGATGTTACATTTTACACAGGATCGCACGCAAGACCGGTTTCATCTGAAGGTGTGTGTGAAAAGCGACGGGGGCGGGCGATGGGGCAGCGTCGAGCCTGCCTCGCCGCGGGCGGGGTCGCCGCGGCGACTGGGACCTGCCGCATTATTCGGTCACAACTTCGCCAATTCGGCCCCCACCGTGTCGCGGTGGGGCGTCCCGGCAGGTCTCCGCCACCTTTGGTGGCTTCGACCATGCCCTACCTTTTCCCACCCGTTCTGCGTGTCACCTGCAGTCGGTGTGCAGTTCCAGCCCCCGGCGGATCTTGGGCGTCTGGATCAGGGCCCGGATGATGTCCCAGGGCCACCAGATTTCCTTGTCCCCCAGCACGGCCACGTAGTCGCCGCCGATGCCGGCCGGGTCCCAGACCACGACGTAGTAGGTCCCCGGTGTCGAGAGCACCTGTTTGAACTCCGGGCCGTCATAGTATGACTTGTTGCCGAACGGCTCGTAGAAGGTCGGTCGTTGCGGATCAGAGTAGTTGGGTACGACGATCGCGCCGTAGCCGACGGGAAGCTCAAAAGGCAGCGACTCGGCCGGGACATCGAGCCCGGGGCCGACGATCGCAAAAGACGGCCGGAACTCCGCGTAGGCCGGGCAGATCGGCACAAGGGTCTCGACGAAGACCTGGGTCGAGCGGCGCAGGTTGAACTGGTAGACGTCGATGTCTTCCGTCGCCCCGTCGGCCATCTCAAGCCATGCATAAACCGCGATCGATTGGGCGATCGATCCGCGCACCCGGAAGGGCTTCTCCCAAGTGAAGTCGGTCGTCTCCAGGTAGGGAACGTGGGCCAGTGCGGTGCCGGCGGTCAGCAGTGTGCTCGCCCCAATCACGATGAGTTTCATCTGTTGACGAGTCATTGTGGAACCTCTTATGGGGTACCTGGCGGCAATAGTGGCGGCAGTCTGCTCCCAGAAAGCGCTTGTCAGGCAGCAAACCCGCAATGGTCATAACTTTGCTGCCCTGATTGTAGCGCCCCTGCAACGTCCGGCCAACGGGCAGGTTTTTGTCTGTGTCAGGGAAGCCGGCGCGGGGGTGATTATTCCTGGAATCGTCGCCAGCGTTGAGGCGGCCAGTAGATGGCCATGACCCGGCCGATGATATGATCGCCAGGCAGGACTCCCAGTTGATGACCTTCGGCCACAACCTCCCAGAGCCGGGAGTCCTTTGCCCTGGTGGTGTTGTCGCCGAGAACGTAGTACTCATCCGGGCCGAGATGGATCGGGTTGCCCTCACATCCGGCGCCGGGTTTTCCTCGCAACGACCGATCATCAACACCCATATAGAGCATGCTGGTATAGCCGGTCACGCCGGGCGGCGGCGATATCGACTGACCGTCGATCTGGAGCTGTCCGTCGACGATTTCGACGGTCTCGCCGGGCAAGCCGACGATCCGATTTACGATTTTCACGCCGGGACCGAACTGAGGGTGCTCAAACACCACCATGCTGTGACGGTGTACGTCAACTCCCTTGTGGGCCAGAAACTTGTCGCCTGGCATCAGCGTCGGCGACATGGCGCCGCTGCTGGTGACGAAAGCCTCAACGTAGTGGTCTCGAAGATGGTATGCGAGCAGGAATCGTGGGCTAGCAAAAGCCGTCGCCAGAAGAAAACCGATCCCGACAAGGTACCGCAGCCACGGCCGTCCGAGCATTCGACGGTCCGATCGGCGCCCCCCGATGAAGGCGTCGATGAGCATCAGGAGCACCAGGACGGTTTCGATGGCGGCCAGGCCGGCCGCGATCGGCAATGCGGCAGGGTACGCCAGACAGACCGCGCCCGCCAAGCCGATCGCGAGGCAGACCACAAGCCACAACACCCCCCGCCGGCGCCGCCCGGCGAAGAGCCGGCCCAGGCCGGGCAGCAGAATAGATGCAGCAACCGCCATGAAGCCCTTGCCCCAACCGTCTGGAACTTTGTCGAGCGCTGCGTAGTCCAGCACGGCAGGTTCGTGTGCTGTTGCGGCGGGTTCATCCGGTGGCATGGGGGTCTCCTATAATTCCCTGCGGCTCTGAACAACCGACCCTTGTTTACCTTATACTTCTGGGGGCAACCTGCAAAGCGCCCAACCGGCACGGCGTATGGGCTTCCCAATGACGACTCAGGTCGCGTGCCTGACCGCTTGCCGAGCTCTCTGCAGATGGCTTATGATCCGCATGAGATACTATTTGCCGTGCTAATGATTGTGAGGGAGCCCACATGGCCCGGATCGCGGTGCTGCAACACTTCTGGTGCGAGAATGCGGGTGTGTTTGAGCCGGCGCTTCAACGGCTTGGTCACAGCGTCGAAAACGTCGAGTTGTTCAACGGTAGTGCGGTGCCCGGCAAGCGTGATTTCGACGCTTGGATCGTCATGGGCGGCCCGATGAACGTGGATGAGACGGACCGGTACGCTTTTCTCGGTCCGGAGCGGGCTTTGCTTGCGGATCTGATCGCCGAGGATCGACCCGTTCTGGGGATCTGCCTAGGTTCGCAACTCATCGCCAGAGCGGCTGGCGCGAAGGTGTATCCCAAACGACCGAAGGAAATCGGCCTCTTCGAGATCAGCCTGTTGCCTGCGGCGGCCACCGATCCTCTTCTGTGCTTATTTGACGATCCCCAGGAAGTGTTCCAGTGGCACGGTGACACGTTTGATCTGCCTGCGCGTGCCGTTCATCTGGCTCGATCGTCCCGTTTCGAGAACCAGGCGTTTCGGCTTGGGCGGCGTGTCTATGCCTTTCAGTTTCACTTGGAA
This genomic window from Phycisphaerae bacterium contains:
- a CDS encoding type 1 glutamine amidotransferase is translated as MARIAVLQHFWCENAGVFEPALQRLGHSVENVELFNGSAVPGKRDFDAWIVMGGPMNVDETDRYAFLGPERALLADLIAEDRPVLGICLGSQLIARAAGAKVYPKRPKEIGLFEISLLPAAATDPLLCLFDDPQEVFQWHGDTFDLPARAVHLARSSRFENQAFRLGRRVYAFQFHLESTGKMIDDLSRACARELMELPAGEGFEQYRPRFQQALAAQNRLADKVIESWAGLFD
- the lepB gene encoding signal peptidase I, whose protein sequence is MPPDEPAATAHEPAVLDYAALDKVPDGWGKGFMAVAASILLPGLGRLFAGRRRRGVLWLVVCLAIGLAGAVCLAYPAALPIAAGLAAIETVLVLLMLIDAFIGGRRSDRRMLGRPWLRYLVGIGFLLATAFASPRFLLAYHLRDHYVEAFVTSSGAMSPTLMPGDKFLAHKGVDVHRHSMVVFEHPQFGPGVKIVNRIVGLPGETVEIVDGQLQIDGQSISPPPGVTGYTSMLYMGVDDRSLRGKPGAGCEGNPIHLGPDEYYVLGDNTTRAKDSRLWEVVAEGHQLGVLPGDHIIGRVMAIYWPPQRWRRFQE